The following proteins are co-located in the Pyrococcus abyssi GE5 genome:
- a CDS encoding tRNA(Met) cytidine acetyltransferase TmcA gives MTIKIRFPKDVREYARKEKVKESIIKLTETSLAEAITNFHRRMIILQGDTLEKAKLAGILAGGVARILSEYIPEFLDRKLRDEDKIEVLYATDALGEDTYGRKRFEEFRKHFSVLAPNAELTSVTFKYSRDILGRTFDILVLDLSYDYSPNDLGRIIETVRGGGLIFILTNPFEKWKDMWTGFHKSLVTPPYTIDDVKKRFNRRLIRKFTEHKGIYIVDADKKKIERRPRKNKSQAKLPEREKVEIPRDIKFPRELYELCLTRGQVEVLKALEDLIENPGMVVLTADRGRGKSVSVGIASIGLAITSKKKNFRIVVTAPELENVQSLLKFAERSLKVLGYKTKTVKESGLIKEVYAKGIGIRYYPPTKGYRQKADLYIVDEAAGIHVPILHRYLEKERVVFSSTIHGYEGAGRGFSVKFLKKAKEKREYKEIHLSVPIRYAEGDPIERWLFDVLLLDAEPVELTEEDYELIRKMEVYLEEPDLDDWFENDREDLRHFVGIYVLAHYRNRPSDVALLADAPHHEARVLRLKNGKIVTAIQIAKEGGIPKAVIDKMAKGYKPPGNIIPDMMVKHHYAKEFAKLRGYRIVRIATHPDAMDLGLGSKALELLVKEAQEKGLDWVGSGFGASEELIRFWVRNGFAVVHLSPTRNPVSGEYTAIVIKPISERAKEIVKKANDEFRLRLTEWLGDTHRDLEPEIARWLFETPFGEAVNYPIHLTKVQRKRLEMFIKRVLTYDTVVDAVKPLVKLYFLDGWMRPYLDDRQIALLIHRVLQAHDWKETAKLLNRTELYTMIELRDIVRGLWYYYKHMLKDEEKDIS, from the coding sequence ATGACGATAAAGATTAGATTTCCAAAGGACGTTCGCGAGTACGCGAGAAAGGAAAAGGTTAAGGAGTCCATAATAAAGCTTACTGAAACGTCACTGGCTGAAGCTATTACAAATTTCCATAGGAGAATGATAATCCTCCAAGGTGATACTCTCGAAAAGGCAAAGCTCGCTGGCATTTTAGCTGGAGGAGTTGCGAGGATTTTGTCCGAGTACATTCCCGAATTCTTGGATAGAAAGCTTAGAGATGAAGATAAAATTGAGGTTCTCTACGCTACAGATGCCTTAGGGGAGGATACCTACGGAAGAAAAAGGTTTGAGGAGTTTAGAAAGCACTTCTCTGTTCTTGCACCAAACGCCGAGCTAACCTCGGTAACGTTCAAATACAGTAGGGACATCCTCGGTAGAACCTTTGACATCCTAGTCTTGGACTTGAGTTACGATTACTCCCCAAATGACTTGGGAAGGATAATCGAGACCGTTAGGGGTGGAGGGCTAATATTCATCCTCACGAATCCCTTTGAAAAGTGGAAAGATATGTGGACGGGCTTTCATAAGAGCCTCGTAACGCCTCCCTATACTATAGATGACGTGAAGAAGAGGTTTAACAGGAGGCTCATAAGGAAGTTCACCGAGCACAAGGGGATTTACATAGTTGATGCCGATAAGAAGAAGATAGAGAGAAGGCCCAGGAAGAACAAAAGCCAAGCAAAGCTCCCTGAAAGGGAGAAGGTCGAGATTCCCAGGGATATAAAATTCCCAAGGGAACTTTATGAGCTATGCTTAACCAGGGGTCAAGTCGAGGTTTTGAAGGCTCTCGAGGATTTAATTGAGAACCCTGGGATGGTTGTTTTAACTGCAGACAGGGGAAGGGGAAAGAGCGTTTCCGTGGGCATAGCTTCTATTGGCTTGGCTATCACCAGTAAAAAGAAGAACTTTAGAATAGTAGTTACCGCACCAGAGCTAGAGAACGTTCAGAGTCTACTAAAATTCGCGGAGAGAAGCCTTAAAGTCCTCGGATACAAGACCAAAACTGTCAAAGAGAGCGGATTGATAAAGGAGGTCTACGCTAAGGGGATTGGGATTAGATACTACCCGCCAACGAAAGGCTACAGGCAAAAGGCCGACCTTTACATAGTGGATGAAGCCGCAGGTATTCACGTTCCGATCCTACATAGGTATTTGGAGAAGGAGAGGGTCGTATTCTCTTCAACTATCCATGGGTACGAGGGAGCTGGAAGGGGTTTCTCCGTAAAGTTCCTTAAGAAGGCTAAGGAGAAGAGGGAGTACAAGGAGATACATCTCTCCGTTCCCATAAGGTACGCTGAGGGAGACCCAATTGAGAGATGGCTCTTTGATGTTCTCCTCTTGGACGCTGAGCCCGTGGAGCTTACGGAGGAAGACTATGAGCTCATAAGGAAGATGGAGGTTTATTTAGAAGAGCCAGACCTCGATGACTGGTTTGAAAACGATAGGGAAGACCTTAGGCACTTCGTTGGAATCTACGTTTTAGCCCACTACAGGAATAGGCCGAGCGATGTTGCTCTGCTTGCTGATGCCCCCCATCACGAGGCTAGGGTCTTGAGGTTAAAGAACGGCAAGATAGTTACTGCCATCCAGATAGCAAAGGAAGGTGGGATACCCAAGGCGGTAATAGATAAGATGGCCAAGGGCTACAAGCCTCCTGGGAACATAATCCCAGATATGATGGTTAAGCACCACTACGCCAAGGAGTTCGCAAAGCTAAGGGGTTATAGGATAGTTAGAATAGCTACCCATCCCGATGCCATGGATCTAGGCCTTGGAAGCAAGGCCCTCGAACTTTTGGTTAAAGAAGCCCAGGAGAAAGGTCTAGACTGGGTCGGTTCTGGCTTTGGGGCTAGTGAGGAGTTGATCAGGTTCTGGGTAAGAAACGGCTTCGCGGTAGTTCACTTAAGCCCCACCAGGAACCCCGTTAGCGGGGAGTACACTGCAATAGTGATAAAGCCCATAAGCGAGAGGGCCAAGGAGATCGTGAAGAAGGCCAACGACGAGTTCAGGCTTAGACTAACAGAGTGGCTGGGAGATACGCATAGGGATTTAGAACCGGAGATAGCGAGATGGCTCTTCGAAACGCCTTTTGGAGAGGCCGTGAACTATCCAATTCACTTAACCAAGGTTCAAAGGAAGAGGCTGGAGATGTTCATAAAGAGGGTTCTAACGTACGATACAGTAGTTGATGCAGTGAAACCCCTAGTTAAGCTCTACTTCCTCGATGGATGGATGAGGCCCTACCTCGACGATAGGCAGATAGCCCTCTTAATTCACAGGGTTCTCCAGGCTCATGACTGGAAAGAAACGGCTAAGTTGCTTAATAGGACTGAGCTTTACACGATGATCGAGCTAAGAGACATCGTCAGAGGTCTCTGGTACTACTATAAGCACATGCTCAAGGATGAGGAAAAAGATATAAGCTAA
- a CDS encoding helix-turn-helix domain-containing protein has product MLVLLHAEGANVRECIRKITEDATTKLPPRGRIVNSRVRIEMGAFFSLSITLVIDVSEPYKPGILVDYVIGGKENSILELEEKFNSLIPPDAEIVDFSWETYTTPVTRRTYAVGVLTYNTPTQELPELKFRDRRKVIAKVLELLNYNPKALNISELARMFNVSRDTIYNDIQQILKGK; this is encoded by the coding sequence ATGCTCGTACTCCTCCATGCGGAGGGTGCCAATGTTAGGGAATGTATAAGAAAAATTACAGAAGATGCAACCACAAAATTACCACCCAGGGGGAGGATAGTAAATTCTAGGGTTAGAATAGAGATGGGTGCATTCTTTTCCCTTTCGATAACCCTGGTTATAGATGTTTCCGAGCCGTACAAGCCTGGAATTCTAGTCGATTATGTTATCGGTGGGAAAGAAAATTCAATACTTGAACTTGAGGAGAAGTTCAACTCTTTGATTCCCCCTGATGCGGAGATAGTTGATTTTTCCTGGGAAACCTACACGACTCCGGTCACGAGGAGGACTTATGCTGTAGGTGTTTTAACGTACAACACCCCAACCCAGGAGCTCCCAGAGCTTAAGTTCAGGGACAGGAGGAAAGTCATAGCGAAGGTCTTAGAGCTGTTAAATTATAACCCCAAGGCCTTGAATATCTCAGAGTTGGCTAGAATGTTCAACGTCTCGAGGGATACCATATACAATGACATACAGCAGATACTCAAAGGGAAGTAA
- a CDS encoding class III signal peptide-containing protein, which translates to MRRAQGAIEYLFMIAAALIIIAVVIKYLRGSAQTAGQQANETVAQAGNLIQSAISSEISSATNE; encoded by the coding sequence ATGAGAAGGGCACAAGGAGCTATAGAATACCTCTTCATGATTGCAGCGGCTCTCATCATAATTGCAGTAGTTATTAAGTACTTGAGGGGATCAGCTCAAACCGCAGGACAGCAAGCAAATGAGACAGTTGCACAAGCAGGAAATTTGATCCAGAGTGCTATTAGCTCCGAGATTAGTAGCGCTACAAATGAATGA
- a CDS encoding class III signal peptide-containing protein, which translates to MRKAQSSIEYLILLGVIIIIVVIIVNIIISSFIKSSGNKTVNYAIEEVNKGISKAANISNG; encoded by the coding sequence ATGAGAAAGGCCCAGTCTTCAATAGAGTATTTGATTTTGCTTGGCGTTATAATTATAATTGTAGTAATCATAGTAAATATAATTATTAGTAGTTTTATTAAGAGTTCGGGAAATAAAACTGTTAACTATGCAATTGAAGAAGTGAATAAGGGGATTAGCAAGGCCGCAAACATCAGCAATGGTTGA